One genomic region from Sphingobacterium multivorum encodes:
- a CDS encoding acyl carrier protein codes for MSDIASRVKAIIVEKLGVDENEVTPEASFTNDLGADSLDTVELIMEFEKEFNVAIPDDQAETIGTVGQAIAYLEKNVN; via the coding sequence ATGTCAGATATCGCTTCAAGAGTAAAAGCAATTATCGTTGAAAAATTAGGTGTTGACGAAAACGAAGTAACACCAGAAGCTTCATTCACTAATGATTTAGGTGCTGATTCACTTGACACTGTTGAGTTGATCATGGAGTTTGAAAAAGAATTCAACGTTGCTATTCCTGATGATCAAGCAGAGACTATTGGTACTGTTGGTCAAGCAATCGCTTATTTAGAAAAAAACGTTAACTAA